From one Montipora capricornis isolate CH-2021 chromosome 10, ASM3666992v2, whole genome shotgun sequence genomic stretch:
- the LOC138022113 gene encoding core-binding factor subunit beta-like isoform X1, translating to MPRVVAEQRQKFENDDLFRKMSRETEIKYTGYRDRSHEERIVRFQTEARDGQANVAFVSSGTNFTLQFPKGEDGTVPKDYLDFDREPGKVFIKSRFIMNGVCVVWKGWLDLQRLDGAGYLEFDEDKAKSEDKVMKDTLEQAKRRLADFEDRQRQWREEQQRKESEAKLRGHSSSNGTQK from the exons ATGCCGCGAGTTGTAGCGGAACAGAGGCAAAAGTTTGAAAACGACGACTTGTTTAGGAAGATGTCACGAGAAACCGAG ATCAAATACACGGGATACCGGGACAGATCGCACGAGGAACGAATTGTTCGATTTCAAACCGAAGCACGCGATGGTCAAGCGAATGTG GCCTTTGTGTCATCCGGAACCAACTTCACTTTACAATTCCCAAAAGGAGAGGATGGAACAGTCCCTAAAGACTATCTCGATTTTGATCGAGAACCAGGCAAG GTATTCATAAAAAGCCGATTTATCATGAATGGTGTATGTGTTGTATGGAAAGGATGGTTAGACCTTCAAAGACTTGACGGAGCTGGGTACTTGGAGTTTGATGAGGATAAGGCTAAA TCTGAAGATAAAGTTATGAAAGATACATTAGAGCAAGCAAAACGACGATTAGCAGATTTTGAGGACCGGCAAAGACAGTGGCGAGAAGAACAACAGCGCAAAGAGTCTGAG GCAAAACTAAGAGGTCACTCCTCATCAAATGGGACACAaaaatga
- the LOC138022113 gene encoding core-binding factor subunit beta-like isoform X2, with amino-acid sequence MPRVVAEQRQKFENDDLFRKMSRETEIKYTGYRDRSHEERIVRFQTEARDGQANVAFVSSGTNFTLQFPKGEDGTVPKDYLDFDREPGKVFIKSRFIMNGVCVVWKGWLDLQRLDGAGYLEFDEDKAKSEDKVMKDTLEQAKRRLADFEDRQRQWREEQQRKESEASSHQRISYRQN; translated from the exons ATGCCGCGAGTTGTAGCGGAACAGAGGCAAAAGTTTGAAAACGACGACTTGTTTAGGAAGATGTCACGAGAAACCGAG ATCAAATACACGGGATACCGGGACAGATCGCACGAGGAACGAATTGTTCGATTTCAAACCGAAGCACGCGATGGTCAAGCGAATGTG GCCTTTGTGTCATCCGGAACCAACTTCACTTTACAATTCCCAAAAGGAGAGGATGGAACAGTCCCTAAAGACTATCTCGATTTTGATCGAGAACCAGGCAAG GTATTCATAAAAAGCCGATTTATCATGAATGGTGTATGTGTTGTATGGAAAGGATGGTTAGACCTTCAAAGACTTGACGGAGCTGGGTACTTGGAGTTTGATGAGGATAAGGCTAAA TCTGAAGATAAAGTTATGAAAGATACATTAGAGCAAGCAAAACGACGATTAGCAGATTTTGAGGACCGGCAAAGACAGTGGCGAGAAGAACAACAGCGCAAAGAGTCTGAGGCAAGTAGCCATCAGCGTATCAGCTATAG GCAAAACTAA
- the LOC138022112 gene encoding divergent protein kinase domain 1C-like, producing MRFRWKRNKKSLCCISLGLFSVTICWIFSNNVEVFGKQYTCEELRAEERVRQLCREYNRGITGGNLCNDLCKRNELVLQDCRAHKNTTIVFSGIWKNKSIVFKTKRQPRHFISLKDLIFTGTDYDGDKPAQNQGRILNVFTTHVFEHIIDQLSLEKLRHTMTPKRALKHLWHPHTMEKLSWADMSSLWVLIQRDEFIKLQLLQDMKHIPQVYGFCGTFYAVEKVDTLREEGFSLFKRPIPWGKRLRISLEFLELVQEFLTSRLGHLYHCDVQPANFGITKDMRVVALDIDSVFPTKLMKDFLEQPICVSDKQCDFFDCFSSCNQTVQHCTRNILTNNLQVICQNIFVSHWEQTGLLQRAPVSAQNKLSRVLTECASEKLLPWKHSKEQRIHKQLKKILTELATGKNR from the exons ATGCGATTCCGGTGGAAACGTAACAAAAAATCGCTGTGTTGTATCTCTTTAGGCTTGTTTTCAGTCACAATTTGTTGGATTTTTAGCaataatgttgaagtatttgggaaacaATATACTTGTGAGGAACTTCGGGCTGAAGAACGCGTTAGACAATTG TGCAGGGAATACAATAGAGGCATCACTGGAGGAAATCTCTGCAACGACTTGTGCAAAAGGAATGAGCTTGTTCTCCAGGATTGCCGTGCACATAAAAATACCACTATTGTGTTTTCTGGGATATGGAAAAATAAATCCATTGTGTTCAAGACAAAAAGGCAGCCACGACATTTTATATCTTTGAAAGATCTTATCTTCACAGGCACCGACTATGATG GTGATAAGCCAGCACAGAACCAGGGCAGAATTCTTAATGTCTTCACTACTCATGTATTTGAACATATTATAGATCAACTGTCACTGGAGAAACTTAGACACACCATGACACCAAAAAGAGCATTGAAACATCTTTGGCATCCCCACACTATGGAAAAACTATCATGGGCTGATATGTCAAGCCTGTGGGTATTGATACAGAGAGATGAATTTATCAAGCTACAGTTACTGCAGGACATGAAACACATACCACAAGTGTATGGTTTCTGTGGAACTTTCTATGCAGTAGAGAAAGTTGATACCCTGAGGGAGGAAgggttttctctttttaaaagaCCAATTCCATGGGGAAAACGCTTGCGAATTTCCCTAGAATTTTTAGAACTTGTACAAGAGTTTTTAACATCAAGATTGGGACACCTTTATCACTGTGATGTCCAGCCAGCCAATTTTGGCATCACCAAAGATATGCGAGTTGTTGCCCTGGATATTGACAGTGTATTTCCTACAAAACTAATGAAAGACTTCCTTGAACAACCAATTTGTGTGAGTGATAAGCAATGTGACTTCTTCGATTGCTTTTCTTCTTGTAATCAGACTGTCCAACACTGCACCAGAAACATTTTAACCAACAATTTACAG GTGatttgccaaaatatttttGTGTCACATTGGGAGCAAACAGGACTCCTGCAGAGAGCACCAGTCTCAGCTCAAAACAAGTTGTCCAGAGTCTTGACAGAGTGTGCATCTGAAAAGctgttaccatggaaacacaGCAAAGAGCAGAGGATACATAAACAGCTGAAGAAAATTCTCACTGAACTTGCAACAGGAAAGAATAGATAA